The DNA sequence GATTTTCGTCAAAAACCACATCCTGCACAGATGCAGAAGTTGAAATCTTCGAAATACATTCAGAAGCAGGAAGGTTCCATATCGATAAACTCCGACCACTCCCACAAGCCTACAAATGTTTACTATGAAGTAAGAAATaccaaaataaagaaaagaaaaagaatactACTATAATAAATTCATACTAACCAACCAGCTTTCACTTGCATCAAGACTAATGCAACCGACATACGAGGAATATCCTTTCAGCTTCATTTCCTTTCCTGGTTCAATCACTTGAATACACTTTCCACTTCTGCAATCTAAGTTACACCGCATTACTTCCTCTTATAAAAAGATAGTTCAGTACTACTTAAAGCTAATTGGAGGAAAACAAATTGACATACTTATACATTACAAAGTACAGAAACCAATAAACCACATAAGAAAAAAGACAAGGAAATCAAAACAAAGAaaaggaatatatatatatatatatatatttggtgcAGAAGCTTCTGCTCTGAATACTTCAAAACCAAAAGGCTAGATTTTTACCCCATATTCGTGCCGTGCCATCCTCTGAACCAGTTATAATctgaatattaagaaaaatgagAATAAACAAAATTCAGGAAAGTAATGCATGATCTCTATATCAAGGCACTCCGCTTTTAGAGTTATCACTGTGATTAAATTTTAAAGATGTCAAATGACAGCTACTCCCCCACCCCACCCCACCCCACCCCACCCTCCTTATTATCCTAATTCAAGAAATTCGTACTTCTGTTGATGAAACATGTTTCTCCGAAGCAATTTGTGTTGATGAGAGCAAGGTAAGAAGAAAATTTATTACAGGTTAGCCTAGTAGACGAAGCTCTCATGAAAGTCTAAGAAAAACTAAGAAAGACATCTGCACCTGATTAGTAGAGTTTCTAGCAATTATGCTATGCAAGTAGTCTGAGTGCCCCTTATAAACCATTTTCACTTGACCAGTCTCCTACAATTTTTGAACACAAGTCATACAGGATTAGTGCAGATAGAAAATCAaagcaataaaaataaaagtaatgtATATGTCTGCCTGGAAAAGTCATAACATGAATAGTACGTTCCCCACAACAAATACATACCACATCCCAACAATAAGCACAAGAATCTCCTGCAGCTGCATATATGGACCCACTCTGAAAAAGAAGTTTTGGTTAGAAATATAATCATTGCATTGCACCATCATTCTGAAAGGAGAGATGAGAAGACACGAAGAATTGAAATGCTGAAAGAGCACACACCAGAGTATTAACAGCAATAGCATTGTTCTCAGGGACTGGAGATAAAGCTCCCCAAGGACCTCTACAAAGCACAATACATGAGATGAAAATGAGAAAACAGTAATTAGGAAAAACCAAATCAAAATGTAGAATGTCTTAATAAGAACATACAAAAAAGAAgcatcataaaaatattaaaaaaacctCAATTCTGATAAGAAAATCGAAACATCAAATCATTGTTTCAGTAAATAAATTTCCAGCATATCAACAAGGTTCAATGATTTTACTTTACATATTATCTACAGGCGGTAACAAGACTACATATGACAGATCCTGCAACTAGACTCCCTTCATACTCTAGTATATGAACAACACTGTAGTTAAATGATTTATCATTTTAAATAACTCACTTGTGTTGAGGATTCACCAAGTCAAGAACTGGTCTCATGTGCTTTCCTGAAAGCATAATAAtgaaagaacaagaagaagaaaaagaagaagtgaGATTTTACAAAATTCTAATAAAAACAAGGTTGTTAACGATATCAGTTATCAAATTATGTAATGTAGAAATACCAAGCTACActgctaaaaaaaaaacaaaaaactacaTAGGGCTATACTATATCTATATCAGACAAGTAGTAACAAAATTCAAAAGGAATGCTTGCACAAGAGTTGGTTGCAGAAAGTCACATTCAATACCTTGCAAAGGAATAGGAACGTCAGATTCTGTACAATCCTTCCACCTCCATCCTCGAATACGACCATCATCACCGCAACtgcatttttttaaagaaaaaaaaatgacttcAGATTTTTCTTAAGCAAATGTTTAGCTCTTGAAACAAAACTTGGGTTTGAAATTCAAACATGAAACAATGCGCGTAGTGCCATTAACAAGCATCATCTCTttacaaaataaatacaaaactcaAAATGTATAATTGAACCATCACCTTAGCAACAGAGCATCTTCACCATCACCATAGAATTTCACATCGTATAAAGGTCCTTCATGCCCTTGAAGGAAACACTCAGGTTCAGCCTCAAAATAGCTACATCAAAACCAAGCAACATAACACCATACTCAGCTCAATTCAacataattttctcaaaaaaaaaaaaaatttaatcaaCTCGCCATACATACTGTGGAGCTTTGGCGTTCCCTAGTCCCAGTGGCTGCAATGGTCAGATATTATTTATAAGAAGAAAATCGCCATTTCGAGAGGTTAAGGATTATAGTTAGATAGAGAAAAGGATGAACGTACAAGGTCAGAGATAATTGAAGAAATGGAGTAAGAACCGAGTGATCCGTCACTGGAGGCGACGACGATGGAGTCCGGATTAGGGTTTTGGGAGGGAGCCCAAGCAGTTCTGAAAACGGTTCGAGTTTGAATCTCCCTATCCTTCAATATGGTTTCCCTGTAAGTCTCTTCGTCCCAATTGGTGACATCGCCGCACATTCTGGAATCTGAAGAGGTAGTAGTACTGTTTAGCTATCTGCTTCGATTGAAATTCTGCCACCAAAACTAACTAAAAAGATATAAAATTGGCCTAAAACGACAAGACGTAAGTCGTGACTTTGATGAAATACCAAAATCCGTctgtgtaaaaaataaaaattatgaaagCCTAATTAAACCGTGAAATTTATGGTGGGGTTGTGATGGTATGGTGGGATTGCCACTAAAATTGATGGTATGGCTAGGGATATATTTGGTGGGGTTGTGAAGAGAATAATCATGGAAATTATTTAAAGGTTTGGGATCATTTATGCCTGCTTAAATCTCGGGGTGGTCTTGGATTTAGAAAGACTATAAAATTGAATCAAGTCTTGCTAGCCAAATGGGGTTGAACGCTTATTAATGACTGAGGATCAACCGCTATGTTATTTTGTAAGGTTTTTAAAGCTAAGTACTTGAGAGGTAAATCGTTCTTGGAGTGTTCCTCTAAAAATTCAAATTCTTGGTTCTCAAAGAATGTGGTGCGATCGATATCTATCCTTAAGAAAGGTGCTTGCAAAGTTATAATGGATGTGAAATGGACAAATATTTGGAATGACCCGTGGATTTTCAATGACCAAGATTACTACCCTAAGCCTTCCTCTACTAGGCTTGAGAATTTGGAGAAAGTAGCAGATTTACTCCTTGATAAAGGAGACTACATACCTAGGCTCCACTTCCTCTATGGGAAAAGCCTAGTGGACAAAGGTAGTGATCGATGGGTTTGGACTAAGGAGCCGAGTGGTTTGTTTTCATCTAAATCTGCCTACCTAGTCCAATCTCTTGATCGTGCTCCGTTGTGCAATGTTACTCCTGCCTTGTAGAATAAACTTTGGAACTCGAAAGTCTTGGAGCGTCATAAGATTCTTTGGTGGAACATCCTTTCAAATGCTCTACCTGTTCGTGCTCTCCTCGCTAAGAGAATGCACATTGAGAAGGTCACTTGCCCAATTTGTGGGGAGGGTGAGGAATCTATGGAATACATTTTCCTCTACTATAATTTTGCTTACCACCTATGGAGGTCTTCCCCATGGGGTATCATGCCAATTCTAGACTCGGGAGCTTGGGTTCGGGATTGGGTAACTTTTCTTTGGAACCTGAAGATAAGAGGAGTGGATACGATATGGCGAGCCCGTAATGACAAGGTACATAGCAATTCACTAAATAACATTAAGCATTATATTGACTCTATTTAAATGTGTTACACAGATTATGGGTCTTGTGATTTTGCCTCGACGAGGCAG is a window from the Cannabis sativa cultivar Pink pepper isolate KNU-18-1 chromosome 1, ASM2916894v1, whole genome shotgun sequence genome containing:
- the LOC115705449 gene encoding THO complex subunit 6-like — translated: MCGDVTNWDEETYRETILKDREIQTRTVFRTAWAPSQNPNPDSIVVASSDGSLGSYSISSIISDLPLGLGNAKAPHYFEAEPECFLQGHEGPLYDVKFYGDGEDALLLSCGDDGRIRGWRWKDCTESDVPIPLQGKHMRPVLDLVNPQHKGPWGALSPVPENNAIAVNTLSGSIYAAAGDSCAYCWDVETGQVKMVYKGHSDYLHSIIARNSTNQIITGSEDGTARIWDCRSGKCIQVIEPGKEMKLKGYSSYVGCISLDASESWLACGSGRSLSIWNLPASECISKISTSASVQDVVFDENQILAVGAEPLLNRFNINGEILSQIQCAPQSAFSVSLHPSGVTAVGGYGGLVDVVSQFGSHSCTFRCQFEY